One Carettochelys insculpta isolate YL-2023 chromosome 1, ASM3395843v1, whole genome shotgun sequence genomic window, tgttttgatgtctgttttctgcccattaactctttgtctgagagagtttcaagtctgtccaatatacaaagcatctggccattgttggcacatgatggcatgtgtgatgttagttgaggaacttgagaatgtgcctgtgattctgtgaataacctggttaggtacagtgatggtattgccagaatagatatgtggccaagctggcagtgggctttgttgcaaggaaatgtcCCAGGACTAGTATTCctgtggtgtagactgtggctaagagtttgcatcttattgaagaagagtTTTCAGTCTgctctggaaagagaaactgctgaactctctttcatattcaaatttgacacattaacatgtggtttgaaccgggatgcaaattttctgggacattataggggctctttggcatacttggcttaatctaattcttgacttcacCCCACCCCGaccaacccctctgctctctgatttgctcaccttgataatttttctctgatttgtcaactttgattactgtttttggttctctatgccttacatattgagtctgttctggtatggctatggtctgaaaaagtgggtctgtcccacgaaagttcacctaataaattattttgttagtctttaaagtgctacttgactgcttttttgttttgatattatatagactagcacggctccctctctaatacttaaatgtgtttgtttttcagttaGTACCATGTATAATGCCCTTTTTAGCTGAAACACAAGGTGGCAATAGAGAGTCACATTCATTATTAATACTGACTGATTTCACTATGGGGCACCGCATCCAGGTGATCTTGTACATTAAGTGGGGCACATATCTTGTGCCTGATTAGCTTTTTAGCAATGGAGCAGCATAGAAGGTTTTTATTTATACCTGAGGTACATTATAAAAATGTCATGGACATGACAACCAGCATGGACAAACAACTCCCACCTATAGTACTGTATTCACTTTCTGTAATTAAGGTTAGAGCAGGAACTCTGCTCAGCCAATCATATTAAAAATGCTGTAAGGTTGTCTCTGTGTCATAGGTAGGCTTTCAAAACATTAAAGATCCAGTCCAGTGCTCCTCATaaatgcaaaactcccactgaagcagTTAAGATGATAAATAACAAATGCAATATCAGTTCTCAGAGAACTATTCCCTGCTTACTCCCTTGTTCTGCACACAGAACTACCAGCTGTATCAGAGGGATTTCAATGGAGAGATCAAAGGAAGAGTTATGCTCCCCAAGTTTTTGCATTTTCTTCTCAGGACATGCTTCTACTAACAGTAAATACCCTCAGTAGTCCATGGATCAAGGACAAAGACCTCTGTCTTAATTTTGAAATATCCTGGAGGGTTTGTTATTGATTCACAAAGGCTCAGGTGTGATGCAGCTTTCCTAGTGAAAATATCTAGATGGTCACTTTACATAAGGATCAGTCTTCTGCTGTTTCACCGTTAAACATATATTATGAGCAGGAGACAGTTGCTTGCTCAGAGGATTTGCCAACTCTTGTATTCACACTGTATTACGTAACATAAAGATTAATTCATGTCCAGAATAGCTCCAAATACCTTAGTTATTGTTCCATGATATATCCACTTTAAACAACAATAATCTAAATTGTGAAGTATGAAACATCTAATTCTACTCTCTCCTGACAGATTGGGGCCAATCTTGCTGTCTTTTTTTCTTACTCAAACTGTAGTTTTCCTCAACACAGCTGCCATGGTTTATCATCTTTAAtgcactgaaaaataaaacaaaaacagggcCATGTATTGTGGTTTGGTCTGTCAACCTGGCATAGACAAGGGCAAGAAAGCACCTTACACAAATAGTTTCATGACTGAGCCCTATTGCAGAACCTTTGGTAACTCAGGATCTAGTTGAGTCATCAAGATTATGAATATTGGTGGTCTGTTCAGAtaaagtgtaacccttctgccaggtgccaAGGGCAGACATAATAGCTGTGAACAGGTTCTTTCTGAAAAGCAACAAGTCCCCAACCAGAGCTGTATCACTATATCTGGCCCTGGGAAATTAAATCATAACCTCCGTGGCCATCTTCCTAAATTGGTCTTCCCCATTTGCAAGCATTCTGGAGTCCTTGAGCACATGAAAGCATGTATATTTTTGTGGGCAGGGGGAAGCAAAGGACAGACAAAAATACAATAACCGTATGTATTTACACACATGGTATTCCTGAGCAGGGCTCTTTTTCTGCCAGAACATCACCTTTGCTCTCGGGTGGGGGaatgctgcctgaggagctgctctgggtggctcgCTTATGGCTGGGCCATGCCAGAAACCACTATGTGTGGTTTGCGCATGGCCTATGAGGATCACTATACTGATCACgttacttacctacacccttctagcttccatcctgcgcacataactagatccattgtttagagtcaagctcttagatacaatcacatttgttcTGATCCAACTGACCGAGacccaaaaactacaagatctttaccaaatattcataaacctgaattacccaccaggataagtaaaaaaaaaacaaattgacagggccagacaaatacccagagaccagctactccaagattggcccaagaaagccaagaacagaccactgatcatcacctacagcctccaactcaaaccactgcaaggaattattaaagacccacaacctatccttactcgggatgccacactccagaaggccctaggtgacatgtctgttctctcctacagacaacctcccaaccttatgcggatcctcaccaacagtcacagtctataccccaggaataccagtcctggaacctttccttgcaacaaagcctgctgccagctttgtccacatatctcctctggaaataccatcactggacctaaccaggttattcacagaatcacgggcacattctcatgctcctcaaataacatcatatatgccatcatgtgtcaacaatgcccagatgctttgtatattggacagacttctaactcccttggacaaagggttaatgggcacaaaacagacatcaaaacacttcagatccacaaaccagttagtcaacattttaatggagtgggccattctgttaatgacttaagagtatgcgtgttactggagaaaaattttcgcaccactattcaaagggaaacagccgagctgtcttttatattcaaattcggcacattaacacatggtttgaactgggatgggaattttctgagtcactacaggggctcgtttgcgtacttggcttactctaattcttgaccttcccccccgccgccccttcactctctgatttgctcaccttgatcatttttttctgatttgtcctccttgattactgtttttggttctctgtgccttcaatattgagactgttctggtatggctatggtctgaagaagtgggtctgtcccatgaaagctcacctaataaattattttgctagtcgttacagtgctacttgactgctttgtgtttttatAGATttaatagggttaccatatttgaagttTGAAAAAAGTATTGTATGAATGTGTTATATATGTaatacaatagtaacagagagaaagccgtgctagtctatgtactatcaaaacaaaaaagcagtcaagtagcactttaaagactaagacaacaatttattaggtgagcttttgtgggacagacccacttcttcagaccatagccataccatggtctctggtatggctatggtctgaagaagtgggtctgtcccacaaaagctcacctaataaattgttgtcttagtctttaaagtgctacttgactgctttttttgtttttgacattaaaacaatgtgagttggtaggtaTGGATAcaaacacactccctctcaggagtgtcctcttttttgaaagttcaaatatggtaaccgtAGATTTAAACTACTCTAGTTTCCTCAAGACAACCTGCATTACTGGCCATTTTGGCAATGTCCCTGCCTAACGGTAAATGTCATGACAATAAGAATCTCCTTTTGGGGACCCCATTCTAAAATAAAGTGCTGAATCAGTATTCTGAGATCCACCTGTCACAAACTTTGACTCATACTGCATATGTTTACAAACCAGTGCCAGACAAGCATACATTTCTTTAGAAGCAGGTCACCCTTCTGTGAGTTAATAAGCATTTCGGAAGACCATCAAAACACAGGAGCACTGCTCTTACTGCAGTcagtggctatggctacactacagtgatctgttgacagaagtccttgtcggaagagatttcctgacaaaactgttagagtccagacacacacacaaaccagttGGAAGaatgctccactctgttgaccatgcaaccagactgcctggctgttctctcaacaaagcaggcacccagaagtgcagcaggcagggctgacCATTGTTCAGAATGCCCTGTCTGCTGAGAAGGCCCctctagagcatccacacagcttttttgtcaacaaaatctgtcgAATCTGTTTTTCTGTACCCAAGGTTGCTCTTGGGTTACTCTTTTGCTCTATTTTGAGGAgaggtatattttttaaaaaaatatagaaaaaaaatgtagaaacTTTTGATTGGATAGAAACTATGTGTTggaatttttctttgtttgtttacaTCTTTATGCACATGGCTTGATTTTCTCAATTTAGTGCATGTTAACTATGCCATATGTTTTCAGTTTTTCACAGTCTTATTAAAGATTTAGCAGTATTCACTGAAGTAAGAGCCTGTTAAAATTCCCTAAACCCATTTGTTACTGTGCATTTTGCTGGTGAAAGTCTCATTCCCTTAAATTAGTGAATCTCAATTCTATGCAATTCTGGAGTTCAGGTGCTTTCCTGGAACTCTTTAGCTGCGAAACGTGGCAGGAAATTGCCAGATTTTGCTAGTAAGATTTCCTGTTCTATCTGCTTTAGGTCAGGTTGCAAGTACTGTGAGAATAAGTGCCCTTTATCACTTCTGTTTATTAATGGTCTGATCCgttgcccactgaagtcaattggagtTCTTCCATCTGATTTTCATGATTGTTGGCCTAATTTAGGTAATTCTTCTTGAATGATTATGCATGTCCATCCAACATAGGCGTGTGTGCTTGCCACGTGCACAAGTGCCAgaaggatctgctgctctccccgcttcaatctttattgaaggaacagagttaaaaacaatagaggagttcaagtaccttggcagtgtgatagccgaTGATGGCTCCCttaacaaagaaatcaatgccagaatctaacaggccagctgggcaccagGATGTCTGAgagtgcaagtgttgaatcagcacaatatccaacagtccactaaactgaaagtgtacaaggctgtagtcctgaccagtctcctgtaaggctgtgaaacctggaccttgtacagaaaacacataaaactgctggagtgcttccacacatgcagcctgaggtcaatagtgcacattcaatggcaggacagagttacaaagctggaagtcctggacagagcaggaaccacgagaattgaagccatgattctgaaagcccagctttgctggacagggcacgtcatatgaatggaggagtcaagaatccctaagcaactcctctacggtgaactctcccagggcaaaaggaatcaaggtaggcctcgcaagagatataaaaactgtgtgaaggccaacattgctcatgctggtttaaaaccagatcagctagagcagcatgcaaaagaccaaacaggctggtgtgctctcgtacgacatgcatatgacaactttgaggagcagcgatgcgtacgcttcattgatgcttgtgagaggaaaaaagcaacagctgcagctgcaccaacagagccaggacgtTTTCCTTGCCCCCAccgtgaacgcccatgccgttcaaagcttggactcctcagccacatgcaagtcctcaaccgatgagcctgtgcaagcttaagacatcatcgttggacacaacagactacctacatACATACAGGGTGCCTCCTGCCTCCTCAGTCCTTTCTTGCAGTCAGTGAGGGTGCCTGGAACTGTATGCTCAGGTTAGGCTTTAGTCTCAGAATAGACCTCCTTCCTTTTTCAAGtctaaatagtgacagagaggtagccatgttaggctgtactccaacaaaacaaagcggcagaaatgtagtactttaaagactaacaaaatgatttattaggtgatgagctttctggagaagtgggtctgtcacaggaaagatcatcacagaataaatcattttgttagcctttaaagtgctacatttctgccactTCTAAATAGTTCTTTGTTTGTTACGTACCTGTAAATAGTTGGATAGTTAGCTGTAGTTTAGCACTGTTAGTTCCCCTTTTGGGAGCTgttctggggatggggcatgctcTGTTCCCTGGATACAAAGCTTGTGCATCCAGTCCCAGGCCTATGCTCCTGAGTGATCGCTCACTGGTCTTTTTTACAATTATGTTCACAGtataaaggatttttttcataGCACAATATGGATTTCAATAGAAACAAGAAAGAgatgtcctgcagcaccttatagactaacataagcgttcgtgggcaaagacccacttatgttccaaaaatatctgttaggctacatctacactagcacactacatcgaagtagcctgtttcgacgtaagaacatcgaaataggctacttcgacacatattgtctacatgtcctccagggctggtgccgttgacattaacattgaagtagcgatggagatcgtcaaaaggagccgctctggaaggaaatgcggagcatccacacacacaagtgctccccatcgaaataaggggccagcgaagccccaagctgctcccttaaagggcccctcccagacagactcAGCCTGCACAGAATGATATCTACAGAGctaacaaccggttgcagaccctgtgcacacagcatggacccccagctgctgctgcagcagccagaagccctgggctaagggctgctgtgtgcagtgaccatagagccctgcaggggctggacagagtgtctctcaacccctcagctgatggccgccatggaggaccccactatttcgaagtagtgggacacggatcatctatacacgccctacttcgacgctcaacgtcaaagtagggcactattcccatcttcggaagggaatagtgatttcaatgtctagccgcctaacgtcgatttcaacatcgaaatagcacatggtgcatgtagacacgaagcatgctatttcgacgttgtgctggctacttcagagtagccagctagtgtagccGCACCCTTGGTGTACAAGGTGTGTGACAGAGTGAGGCCAGAAGAGaaagtacaagagggaaaagcatgGCTGTTTGAACTGACAATCAGACAGCGTGGAAGCAGCTGGGGAGAAGGATGCCCTAAatcaactggggccagctgggcccacttaagactgcctttaaaagccctttccccagtggggcaggaagagtgTGAGAGGTGATTTGAGGAGAGCATAGGAGGTAAGTAGAGAGGCAAGAAGAGTtttaggaacagcagaggaggcaAGGAGCTTCAGCAGCAAGGGGCTGGGTCCCTTTTGGCTGGGTGACCCTGAGACTCAACTGGAGGCTGGATAGAACTGATCACCAGTGGAGCCAATCAAGGAGGGCAGAcatagagtcatagggctggaggggacctcaagaggacatgctgctgctgccatgacctggaggaggtaccagggggatcatctggggaagtggcccagggagaagaactCTGGTATCAAGGGTGAGGGGCGACATTCCCcgccagtagcagccacacagggttcctgagctggaacctggaatgagtggatggggcctgggttctccccagaccaccaccaccctgtcccAACAAGAGCAACGGTGTccttgctgtggggccagtgaACTGAATAGAGTCCTGGAGCCTAGAAATGAGACTAACCATAtcacaggtgccacaggacttctcattgtgtttgcatttacagactaacatggctacccctctaatacttgtcaccaataaaaaaacaagcaaacaacacAATCAAGCTttaaaaaatttttttgtttcttgaaTGCCAGAAACCTAATATTAGTGACTCTCCTGTTATATTATTTTTGGGAAGATGCTGTGAAGACGTTTGGTATTCTTCCCACAAATCAGTGTAACCACTATTGACTGTAAGTATTGTATCtcttttgaaatataaatgttGATATCCTACTGTTTTATACAGAACAACTTTATAGATACAGTCCAGAAATATCAAATAGTGGAAAAGACTATTatttaaagagagaaaataagCCTCACTTTTATTGCTGAAATTTCTTTTAACATCAACAGTAGAAAAGAATCTAAACCTGTGTACATTTAAGTactttttctttccaaagtaTTCCTGTATTTTTGATTTTGCATAGTTTGGTATGCTTTTGTATAGCAGATGGTGGAGGTGTTTCACTTTTGGTTATTTGGCAAAATAGCTGGAAAAGGGTAGATAATAtatccaaacaaaaaaatttGTAGTTCACCTTGTTGTGTAGCTACTTGAAATAAATCTATGCTGCATCATCCTGCTAACATCAGTCCTGCTCATTTTGTCATTTTTCCCTTTGCTGTTTGTTAAACCGCTCGGTGTGTCAGTGGCAGCTTGTAATGATCCTTTACATAAGTATGTACTTACCCAGCTGCTTTTTCAATTCCATTTTTTCACCAGGTTCTCTCTAACAACTGTCAGTTGTACTTTACTGACTTAATTTATATATAATTCACTATTGATGTTTACATTTATAAATGGTGATAGAGTAGTAAATTGATGCTGGCAGTAGCGTATTTACTGTAAGAAAGGTTGACCTGTCACTAATAGCATAGTCACTAATAGCTATAAGACAATAAACAGCTGCTCAGCAGCTGGCATTTGAATGATAGCTTATTCTGTATGATAAAAAGCTAGATCTTATGTACAGACAGGTTGCTGTTGAAATAGTTGCTTTTTGCTGGTACCTTGAACCCATGTGTTAcaaatgtttaaaattattttctttacttTCCTACGTGTGACTATACTTAattgcttcttttttttctttttgtaggtAATGCATTTGTGGTTAGCCTGGCTTTGGCAGACCTGATGGTGGCCCTGTATCCGTATCCACTAGTGCTTTCGGCCATTTTCCGCAATGGATGGTCCTTGGGTGAAGTGCACTGTAAACTGAGTGGCTTTGTGATGGGACTAAGTGTAATAGGCTCCATCTTCAACATTGCTGCAATTGCAATAAACAGATACTGTTACATATGCCACAGCTTTGCTTATGACAAAGTTTATACCTGTTGGAACACAATGATGTACGTCTGCCTAATTTGGCTGTTAACAGTTGTTGCAACTGTTCCAAATTTTTTCATTGGCTCTTTAGAGTATGATCCACGTATTTATTCATGCACGTTTGTTCAGACTGCTAGCTCCTATTACACCGTTGCTGTTGTCATAATTCATTTCATAGTACCTATCACTATTGTGAGCTTCTGCTACTTTCGGATTTGGATCTTAGTAATTCAAGTAAGAAGAAGAGTcaaatcagaaataaaaccaAGACTGAAGCCAAGTGACTTCAGAAACTTTCTTACCATGTTTGTGGTTTTTGTAATCTTTGCCTTTTGTTGGGCACCGCTGAACTTCATTGGACTTGCTGTAGCTATCAGTCCTTTGGAAATGGCTCAAAAAATTCCTGAGTGGTTGTTTGTTGTAAGCTATTTCATGGCCTACTTCAACAGCTGCCTTAATGCAATAATATATGGACTTTTTAACCAGAATTTTCGGAAGGAATATAAACGAATCCTAATGTCACTGTGGATGCCAAGGCTTTTCTTTCAGGACACGTCCAAAGGAGGGACTGAAGGTCAGAAGAGCAGGCCTTCTCCTGCTTTAAATAACAATGACCAAGTCAAAACTGATACCCTCTAAATGTGTTATGGTGAAGTCAAAGGAGTGCCATTGAGGACTTCAATGGTGTCGTTATAAGATTAGTCATTCTTGCTTTCTTTTCTgtggctttttattttattgacaTAGTGATTGGAATCCTGTCATCTTGATAAAACACACTGCTCTTCTAAATTCATAGTTTATATAAGATACCAATTTGAAATGAGCTTCAGAATTAAAGTAGAACATGAACGCCAGCTGCTTTATGTCTGAAAAACTAATCCTGCCCTTCAAATATGGGTGAGGCActcaactgatttcagtgggagtcatGCAGTTATCCAATGTCAGAATTTGACTCGTAGCAAGTGCATTCATTATATTTTCTTTGAGGCTTAGAAGTTAAGGCTGTGGGCAAATATTTCCTGTCATATCTATACATGAAGATTGAGGTAGGTATTTGGCTTTCCCTCTGTATGCCAAACTTGGCATTTCTGTGCATATACTGATacagaaatatattttccttGTGTACTGAAGACGAGAATTTTGTCCTGCAAGAAATTTTTAACACTAATCCATTTCCTGACAGAGATTTTCATATACATCCACTTCAGTTTACTTATTCCATTTGTCTTCTGTATatgttctgccccaccccctcctttggATGATATAATGTAACTGGTCAATTGTTTACACATTTGTATTCATTTAAGGATTCTTCTTATGTGCTCAGAATTCCCATTAATACTAGGTGATGTTGTGTGTATACTGAAGGGCAATAGATACATAATAACTGTACAGGAATAATAGATATAAAATGTATAGTATAACTGTTGCCTTCTAAATTTTGTTGTGTATACATAATTCATGCTAGAGCTGGATGCTCCAAAAACTATATGGAACAATGAATTCCAAATAGAATAAGGCAAAATGAAGGGGAGTCGCTAATGATGTcacttttcaaaagtgctcagcattgacctaactctgcttccattgaagtcaggggTAAAACTCTCATTTGCTTTATTGATTCCCTCTGACTTCAGCGAGgacaaatttaggttactaggaaagagactgaaatccagaacatctatggtggcattctctaaaatgcttccagttccatgtgcagggccagatagacaggcagaacttcagagtctcaatgcgtggatgagatgatggtgtagggaagcggggtttagatttattaggaactggggacactttt contains:
- the MTNR1B gene encoding melatonin receptor type 1B, whose amino-acid sequence is MLENGSLRNCCELGGRGRFGLAALGEAAARRPAWVVPALSSVLIFTTVVDIVGNLLVVTSVFKNRKLRNSGNAFVVSLALADLMVALYPYPLVLSAIFRNGWSLGEVHCKLSGFVMGLSVIGSIFNIAAIAINRYCYICHSFAYDKVYTCWNTMMYVCLIWLLTVVATVPNFFIGSLEYDPRIYSCTFVQTASSYYTVAVVIIHFIVPITIVSFCYFRIWILVIQVRRRVKSEIKPRLKPSDFRNFLTMFVVFVIFAFCWAPLNFIGLAVAISPLEMAQKIPEWLFVVSYFMAYFNSCLNAIIYGLFNQNFRKEYKRILMSLWMPRLFFQDTSKGGTEGQKSRPSPALNNNDQVKTDTL